In Primulina eburnea isolate SZY01 chromosome 3, ASM2296580v1, whole genome shotgun sequence, one DNA window encodes the following:
- the LOC140827642 gene encoding zinc finger protein ZAT10-like, producing the protein MALEALNSPTTPAPPSFLYENDHASLMYQLDSWTKGKRSKRPRSVETQEPTEEEYLALCLIMLARGATCSSVPVMMDKDSQTRTRTPPPPPVAVDSAKLIYKCSVCNKAFGSYQALGGHKASHRKLNGGDENSATSTSAATTSTSSATAVSGKTHECSICHKRFPTGQALGGHKRRHYEGNVGAGNSAVTSSEGAGSTVTHRDFDLNLPALPNFWSGFGSGVEDEVESPHPAKKSRLSLATNRKYSEENQHSCRIRKLINIGKFIVFICFFKKHFGWWKFIVVHKTL; encoded by the coding sequence ATGGCGCTTGAAGCTTTGAATTCTCCGACTACTCCTGCGCCTCCCTCGTTTCTATACGAGAATGATCATGCCAGTCTGATGTATCAACTTGATTCATGGACCAAAGGCAAGAGATCCAAGCGTCCACGAAGCGTGGAAACGCAGGAACCCACTGAGGAAGAGTACTTGGCTCTTTGTCTTATCATGCTCGCTCGCGGTGCCACTTGTAGCTCTGTCCCAGTGATGATGGATAAGGATTCACAAACTCGGACCAGAACTCCACCGCCTCCTCCAGTTGCGGTGGACTCGGCTAAGTTAATTTACAAGTGTTCTGTTTGTAACAAGGCGTTTGGATCCTACCAAGCTTTGGGTGGACACAAAGCCAGCCACCGCAAGCTTAACGGCGGGGATGAGAACTCTGCTACCTCCACCTCCGCCGCCACGACCTCAACTAGTTCTGCTACAGCAGTGAGCGGGAAGACCCACGAATGTTCCATCTGTCACAAGCGCTTCCCCACAGGGCAGGCCTTGGGAGGCCACAAACGCCGCCACTACGAAGGCAACGTCGGTGCAGGGAACAGCGCGGTGACGTCTTCGGAGGGTGCGGGATCCACCGTTACACACAGAGACTTCGACTTGAATCTGCCAGCTTTGCCGAATTTCTGGTCGGGATTTGGCTCCGGCGTTGAAGATGAAGTTGAAAGCCCACACCCTGCCAAGAAATCGCGTCTCTCGCTGGCAACAAATCGGAAATATTCTGAAGAAAATCAGCACAGCTGCAGAATTaggaaattaattaatattgggaaattcattgtttttatttgtttttttaaaaaacattttgGTTGGTGGAAATTCATTGTTGTACATAAGACTTTGTAA
- the LOC140827641 gene encoding adenine phosphoribosyltransferase 1-like: MYCLPSPTPLSATGDKFVKSNCFLPNTSFSTAARGTQLTYCASTGGASLDSAARMASLSVDAKDDRILRISSTIRVIPDFPKPGILFQDITTLLLDPKAFKDTIDLFVERYKDKNISVIAGVEARGFIFGPPIALAIGAKFVPLRKPKKLPGEVISEEYSLEYGTDKMEMHVGAVQPGECAVVVDDLIATGGTLNAAIRLLERVGAHVVECACIIELPELKGRDKLGDKSLFVLVS; encoded by the exons ATGTATTGCCTACCGAGTCCCACTCCCCTCAGCGCAACCGGCGATAAATTCGTCAAATCAAATTGCTTTTTACCTAACACTAGCTTCTCCACCGCCGCAAGGGGTACTCAGCTGACCTACTGCGCGTCGACTGGCGGAGCATCCTTGGATAGCGCCGCGCGGATGGCTTCCTTAAGTGTTGATGCTAAAGATGATCGGATCCTGCGAATCTCCTCAACCATTCGGGTCATACCCGACTTCCCAAAGCCAG gGATTTTGTTTCAAGATATAACTACGCTGCTCCTTGATCCGAAGGCGTTTAAGGATACGATTGATTTGTTTGTTGAGAGGTACAAAGACAAAAACATCAGTGTCATTGCAG GTGTTGAGGCAAGAGGTTTTATATTTGGTCCTCCTATAGCATTGGCCATCGGCGCGAAATTTGTTCCTTTGAGAAAGCCTAAGAAACTCCCTG GGGAAGTAATATCAGAAGAGTACTCCTTGGAATATGGAACTGACAAAATGGAGATGCATGTTGGAGCTGTACAACCTGGAGAGTGTGCTGTTGTAGTAGATGATCTAATTGCGACGGGAGGGACCTTAAATGCTGCAATCCGTCTTCTTG AGCGTGTTGGTGCCCATGTGGTTGAGTGTGCGTGTATTATAGAATTGCCAGAATTGAAG GGTCGTGATAAGCTAGGAGACAAATCACTGTTTGTCCTTGTAAGCTAG